One Methylocystis iwaonis genomic window, GACGCCACCCATTCGTGGAACAGTTCGAGGCAACGCGCGTTGCGCTCGGCGGGCGATCCCGCGACATCCTCCATCGTCATGGGCGTCTCCTGTTGCGGCAAGATGTGCCGGGCGATTCGTGCGGCGGCGTTGATCGCGCCCTCGACATAGCCGCCGCCCTCCCGCGCCGTTTCCGAGCTTCCGAAAAAGAGTTTGCCGTTCCAGAGCGGCTGGCTGAAGGCGCGCGCGCCGTAGTCGGGATGGGCGCCGCCTGCGGCGCGATCGGCCTGCGTGCAGGTGAAATTCTCTGTCGCCCAATCCTGTAAGTGCAATTCGCCCGCGTCGAGCGAGGGGCCGAAGAGCTGGGCGAACTGGCTTTTGGCGAGCGTCGCCAGACCGCTGCGGAAAGCGGCCCGCGAGTCGGGCGGAAGGGCGAAGAAACCGCCGAGCGCGCCGCGTTCGGCCCCGGCGTCGCAGGCGTCGAAGATTTCGCCCAACACAGCCTGATCGTGAACCACGAAGGCGTTGCCGGAATGACCGAAGGCCCGCCAGATCGGCGGATCGGCGAGCCCGACGACCGCCTTGGCGCTCGCCGCCATCCATGTCGGCGTGTCGCGCATGGCCGCCGATACAAAATCGGGCAGCGTCGGCGCGAAAGCGACGTCGCGATCGAGCAGGCGCGGCGGAACGGCGAGGACAAGCTGACGGGCGACGATCTTGATTTCGCCCTCTCCCGTCTCGAAGCAAAGTTCCACGGCTTCGCCACAGTCGCGTACCGCGCGAAGGACATGGCCGAGATGGAGAGTCTGCGGATCGAGATCGGCGGCGAGCGCCGCGACGAGCGCGGCCATGCCGCCCTTCAGCCGTTGCGCGCCGCCGTGAAGGCCCGGCGCCGACTGCACGGCCGGCGCTTTCTCGGGATCGGTCATCAGCAACGCTGTGCCGGGATCGTGCTGGTCGAAAGGCTCCAGCCCCAATTCGCCGACGAGGCGGGTTATGGCGCCTTGAGTCTGCGGCCAGAACCAGGTGGGTCCGAGATCGAGACGCAGGCCGCTTGTCGGGTTCTCGACAGTCAGAACGCGCCCGCCAAGCCGATCGCGCGCCTCGAACAGCGCATAGGAAACGCCTTTCGCGGCAAGGCTGCGCGCCAGCGCGAGACCGCAGATTCCGCCACCGACAATTGCGACATCCAGCATGGGGCGCGTTCCTTTGGGAGATGCGGGAGCAAGGGGTGTGCCGGGGCATGAGCCCCCTCCCCAACCCTCCCCCGCTTCGCGGGAGAGGGAGCAGATAGTGGCCTTCATCATGCGCGCCGATCGCGAGCGTTCCCTCTCCCGCTTGCGGCAGGGCTGTCCGGGGAAATCATAGGGCCGCGAGCTGGAGCTGCAGACTAGAGAAGTCTCGGCCGGGCTTGGGCCTGATTGGCGGCTTGTCGATAAGCGCGATCGGCCGGCGGTCGAAGAGGAAGCGGCCGACGAGCTCGGCGAAACGCAGTGCCGCCATGTCGATCTTGTGGACGCAGGCGGCGATGCGCAGCAGGGTGAAGGCGATCATCGCGGCGAAGAGCTGCAGGCGCACGGCGTTTTCGGCCTCGCCGATGAAGCTCTTGATGTTGAGATGCTGCTTGATCCAACGGAACAGCAGCTCGATTGCCCAGCGGCCCTTGTAGAGCGCGGCGATTTCCGCGGCCGGGCGGCGCATGTCGTTGACGATGAGGACGATGCGGCCTTTGGCCTCGTCTCTTTCCACGGTGATGCGCCGCAGCGGCATGGGCAGCTTGGAATCGCCTTTGCTGGCCAGCGCCACCTCCTCGTCGGCGATCACGGCGAAGCCGTCGCCCCGCGCGCTTTCGGGGTCGAGCGGGCGGGCGGCGATCGCCCGGAAGCGGGCGTTCGCCTTCGGCCGGGTGACGAAGAAAGCGCCTTGCGCGGCGATCTCGGTCCACCAGCGATAGTCGCAATAGCCTTTGTCGAAGACATAAGCGGCGCCCGGCTCGATATCGGTTTTCTTGCCGATCTCTATGTCGTTCACATTGGCGGGCGTGACTTCCGCGCGAAGGGGCCGATTGGCGCGCGGGTCATGGACCACGTGCATTTTGAGGCCGTGAGTGCGGCCGTTGGAGCGGGCGTAATCGAGGAATTTGCTCAAAGGGATGGGCGTCGAATCGATGAGGCGGATCATGTCCGCGCCCTCCCGGCGCGTATGACGGTCGAGCGCGCCGGAGAGCATGGCGAAGAGATCGGCGAAGACGGCGACGGGCCGGCGGGCGTTGGCGTCGGAAAGGGTCGTGCGCGCGAGCCGCCGCGTCCCGAGGTGATAATGCGCGCGCGCGTCGGCGTTGAAGGCGGGAACGAGGGCGCGCAGGCTGGAAACCCCGGCAAGCTGGGCGTAGATGAGCGCGACGAGGTGATCCCAGCTCTTGAAGGATTTGTCGTAGGCGTCGCCGCCATGCCGCTCGACGATCTGCTTGAAGGCGCGCCGATCGACCGGCTTGAGCAGTTGGGCGAATACAGTAGAGTGCACGGGCATGTCCGGTCCTTTTTTCCAGTCTCGACAACCGGAAAATACCCGACAACCGTCGGGAAAACCGGGCATGCGCCCGCGACCTTTCGACTCATTCCCCGGACAGCCCTGCGCTTGCGGGGGAGGGACAGGGAGGGGGCGACGCAGCGACAA contains:
- a CDS encoding IS4 family transposase, with amino-acid sequence MPVHSTVFAQLLKPVDRRAFKQIVERHGGDAYDKSFKSWDHLVALIYAQLAGVSSLRALVPAFNADARAHYHLGTRRLARTTLSDANARRPVAVFADLFAMLSGALDRHTRREGADMIRLIDSTPIPLSKFLDYARSNGRTHGLKMHVVHDPRANRPLRAEVTPANVNDIEIGKKTDIEPGAAYVFDKGYCDYRWWTEIAAQGAFFVTRPKANARFRAIAARPLDPESARGDGFAVIADEEVALASKGDSKLPMPLRRITVERDEAKGRIVLIVNDMRRPAAEIAALYKGRWAIELLFRWIKQHLNIKSFIGEAENAVRLQLFAAMIAFTLLRIAACVHKIDMAALRFAELVGRFLFDRRPIALIDKPPIRPKPGRDFSSLQLQLAAL
- a CDS encoding flavin monoamine oxidase family protein, which codes for MLDVAIVGGGICGLALARSLAAKGVSYALFEARDRLGGRVLTVENPTSGLRLDLGPTWFWPQTQGAITRLVGELGLEPFDQHDPGTALLMTDPEKAPAVQSAPGLHGGAQRLKGGMAALVAALAADLDPQTLHLGHVLRAVRDCGEAVELCFETGEGEIKIVARQLVLAVPPRLLDRDVAFAPTLPDFVSAAMRDTPTWMAASAKAVVGLADPPIWRAFGHSGNAFVVHDQAVLGEIFDACDAGAERGALGGFFALPPDSRAAFRSGLATLAKSQFAQLFGPSLDAGELHLQDWATENFTCTQADRAAGGAHPDYGARAFSQPLWNGKLFFGSSETAREGGGYVEGAINAAARIARHILPQQETPMTMEDVAGSPAERNARCLELFHEWVASRRAPAFAAYRQRLNFALSHGEREQLTQRAMLGAMEAIFADALSMIDELPFDHAGVAVERGRSDLTPKVQAAFDGFIQALLDAIIDFNRTSCALSNFPQEHKPAKDYVSATLRDIGAAWREFSLEANSRLIAKQRTPVDA